The following proteins are co-located in the Neomonachus schauinslandi chromosome 8, ASM220157v2, whole genome shotgun sequence genome:
- the LOC110583597 gene encoding VIP peptides: METRSKSQLLVLLTLVSMLFSHTLAWPLFGAPSALRLDDRIPLEEANEPDQVSLKVDTDILQNALAEDDTPYYDVSRNARHADGVFTSDFSRLLGQLSAKKYLESLIGKRVGNSISEDQGPIKRHSDAVFTDNYTRLRKQMAVKKYLNSILNGKRSSEGESPDFPEELEK, from the exons ATGGAAACCAGAAGTAAGTCCCAGCTACTTGTGCTGCTAACACTTGTCAGCATGCTCTTCTCTCACACGTTGGCATGGCCTCTTTTTGGAGCACCCTCTGCTCTGAG GTTGGATGACAGAATACCACTTGAAGAAGCAAATGAACCTGATCAAGTTTCATTAAAAGTAGACACCGACATCTTGCAAAATGCATTAGCTGAGGATGATACACCCTATTATGATGTGTCCAG gAATGCCAGACATGCTGATGGAGTTTTTACCAGTGACTTTAGTAGGCTCTTGGGTCAACTTTCTGCCAAAAAATACCTTGAGTCCCTTATTGGAAAGCGAGTTGG CAATAGCATCTCAGAAGACCAGGGACCAATCAAACGCCACTCGGATGCCGTCTTCACTGACAACTATACCCGCCTCCGAAAACAAATGGCTGTAAAGAAATACTTGAACTCAATTCTGAATGGGAAGAGGAG CAGTGAGGGAGAATCGCCTGACTTTCCTGAAGagctagaaaaataa